From Pseudomonas alcaligenes, a single genomic window includes:
- a CDS encoding DUF1353 domain-containing protein, protein MQFNPLQRPLVIHFGNLLVSALGLLLLGLAAWLRPALIAPLLWIAIPVYLGVLLPRWLGRGERVRRAAAARQADQEKWGFGCREHAGPWLNFIDRPLLRHCPQFAGRYFYGEWLLIHDGLLIINPGQAEVDLPARQVRYDFQRPTTYAWDGCTPKVPFYWLAIIGIPDWWEKRHHVLRLEGDLLYQQEVFWPLAHPASLVHDALYQYLNVAPVAKHEADLLFFHMLREAGMVWPLAFAYYLAVRLFGATDVRHGRPANTELECLTPLPQLIGTPSHGQGPQARPHRPQPDGAGRPLRPRRPGTHPVQPGRDS, encoded by the coding sequence ATGCAGTTCAATCCACTCCAGCGCCCCCTCGTCATCCACTTCGGCAACCTGCTGGTCAGCGCCCTTGGCCTGCTTCTGCTGGGCCTGGCCGCCTGGCTACGCCCGGCGCTGATCGCCCCGCTGCTGTGGATTGCCATCCCGGTGTACCTCGGCGTACTGCTGCCGCGCTGGCTCGGTCGCGGCGAGCGCGTGCGCCGCGCCGCCGCTGCGCGCCAGGCCGATCAGGAAAAATGGGGCTTCGGCTGCCGCGAGCATGCCGGCCCCTGGCTCAACTTCATCGACCGCCCGCTGCTGCGCCACTGCCCGCAATTTGCCGGGCGCTACTTCTATGGCGAGTGGCTGCTGATCCATGACGGCCTGCTGATCATCAACCCCGGCCAGGCCGAGGTGGATCTGCCAGCCAGGCAGGTGCGCTACGACTTCCAGCGCCCGACCACCTACGCCTGGGACGGCTGCACGCCGAAGGTGCCGTTCTACTGGCTGGCGATCATCGGCATCCCCGACTGGTGGGAGAAGCGCCACCACGTGCTGCGCCTGGAAGGCGACCTGCTGTACCAGCAGGAGGTGTTCTGGCCCCTGGCCCACCCTGCCAGCCTGGTGCACGACGCGCTGTACCAGTACCTCAATGTCGCACCGGTGGCCAAGCACGAGGCCGACCTGCTGTTCTTCCACATGCTGCGCGAGGCCGGCATGGTCTGGCCGCTGGCTTTCGCCTACTACCTGGCGGTACGCCTGTTCGGCGCAACCGACGTGCGCCACGGCCGGCCGGCGAACACTGAGCTAGAGTGCCTGACACCCCTCCCGCAGCTCATAGGAACGCCTTCCCATGGACAGGGCCCGCAAGCACGACCTCATCGGCCTCAGCCTGATGGCGCTGGCCGCCCTCTGCGCCCTCGGCGCCCTGGCACGCATCCTGTTCAGCCAGGCCGAGATTCTTGA
- a CDS encoding pYEATS domain-containing protein codes for MDRARKHDLIGLSLMALAALCALGALARILFSQAEILERIDQTTLLYLGCAGALLLLREAKSFSLGDLKVEFERIKEIAEQARQTAEVAEDAARYGLTAPAPVHEELGVDGTEIAPGEVSNDPWKGQFGGLAEAGGLRLSARVEPFAGSTEWFLIHLQLRAASPRQTLRGPVRFYLHPTFARSQLTIDTPPEGVIELRLKAWGAFTVGVLVLEENTRLELDLAELADAPAVFKSR; via the coding sequence ATGGACAGGGCCCGCAAGCACGACCTCATCGGCCTCAGCCTGATGGCGCTGGCCGCCCTCTGCGCCCTCGGCGCCCTGGCACGCATCCTGTTCAGCCAGGCCGAGATTCTTGAGCGCATCGACCAGACCACCCTGCTCTACCTGGGCTGCGCCGGCGCCCTGCTGCTGCTCCGCGAGGCCAAGAGCTTTTCCCTGGGCGACCTCAAGGTCGAATTCGAACGGATCAAGGAAATCGCCGAGCAGGCCCGGCAGACCGCCGAAGTGGCCGAGGACGCCGCCCGCTATGGCCTGACGGCACCTGCTCCGGTGCACGAAGAGCTGGGCGTGGACGGCACGGAGATCGCCCCTGGCGAGGTGTCCAACGATCCCTGGAAGGGCCAGTTCGGCGGTCTGGCCGAAGCCGGCGGCCTGCGCCTGAGCGCCCGGGTCGAGCCTTTCGCCGGCTCCACCGAGTGGTTCCTGATCCACCTGCAACTGCGCGCCGCCTCACCCCGCCAGACCCTGCGCGGCCCGGTACGCTTCTACCTGCACCCGACCTTCGCCCGCAGCCAGCTGACCATCGACACTCCGCCCGAGGGCGTGATCGAACTGCGCCTGAAAGCCTGGGGTGCCTTCACCGTCGGCGTCCTGGTGCTGGAGGAAAACACCCGCCTGGAGCTGGATCTGGCTGAACTTGCCGACGCGCCCGCGGTCTTCAAGAGCCGCTAG